From Candidatus Eisenbacteria bacterium, one genomic window encodes:
- the radC gene encoding DNA repair protein RadC, whose protein sequence is MKGESGALSSLPRSELPRERMLQKGASALADRELIAILLGSGRPGRSALDVAADLLARLGNLRALALSGAEPLVGVPGVGTGKAARLLAAVELGRRVVRFRKEDPYPIRSPKDAAHLLMDEMRSLDREEFRVLLLDAKNRVIGVEIVSIGTLTASLIHPREGLKAAIVRSAASIILVHNHPTGVPTPSREDIEITERFAEAGRVIGIDVLDHVIIGDGRFESLREMGYL, encoded by the coding sequence ATGAAGGGGGAGAGCGGAGCCTTGTCCTCTCTCCCGCGGTCCGAGTTGCCGCGGGAGAGGATGTTGCAGAAGGGCGCGTCGGCGCTCGCCGACCGGGAGCTGATCGCGATCCTGCTCGGATCGGGAAGGCCGGGGCGAAGCGCGCTCGACGTCGCGGCGGATCTCTTGGCGCGGCTCGGAAACCTCCGCGCGCTCGCGCTCTCCGGAGCCGAGCCGCTCGTGGGGGTGCCCGGGGTGGGGACGGGCAAGGCGGCGCGCCTTCTGGCGGCCGTCGAGCTCGGACGGCGGGTGGTGCGCTTCCGCAAGGAGGATCCGTACCCGATCCGCTCGCCGAAGGACGCCGCGCACCTCCTCATGGACGAGATGCGGAGTCTCGACCGCGAGGAGTTCCGGGTACTTCTTTTAGATGCGAAGAATCGGGTGATCGGCGTGGAGATCGTCTCGATCGGAACGCTGACGGCGTCGTTGATCCATCCGCGCGAGGGGCTCAAGGCCGCGATCGTGAGGAGCGCCGCCTCGATCATCCTCGTTCACAACCACCCCACGGGCGTGCCGACGCCGAGCCGGGAGGATATCGAGATCACCGAGCGCTTCGCCGAGGCGGGGCGCGTGATCGGAATCGACGTGCTCGACCACGTCATCATCGGAGACGGAAGGTTCGAAAGCCTGCGCGAGATGGGCTATCTCTAA
- the mreC gene encoding rod shape-determining protein MreC: MRVRPRDTLWPIVVAVVLLGLLALARRSPIGPVRDVSDRILSPLENLIGDARSFGSLQSRNEELRRVATELAIENFHLKEYRYENRRLRRLLGFLQETPFRLLPSRVQTRSAGRSAETWKIDKGSADGVREGMAVINHRGLVGRVEIVLGRSASVRTLRNPDVRVSAVVDRTRGVGILAWQPRRGFRLLHVPNSASVEPGDRIVTSGLGGVFPPGLPLGTVRAAVPGRSHVFQEVWIAPEVDFSLLEEVYVVLEGPLAGPPEAGADDFLEQGYFEEIPPPEEPAGGDSAGADSAAADTVPLPVEEPRL, from the coding sequence ATGCGCGTTCGTCCCCGCGATACTCTTTGGCCGATCGTCGTCGCCGTCGTTCTCCTCGGGCTGCTCGCGCTCGCGCGCCGGTCTCCGATCGGTCCGGTCCGCGACGTCTCCGACCGGATCCTCTCTCCGCTCGAGAACCTGATCGGCGACGCGCGCTCGTTCGGATCCCTCCAGAGCCGGAACGAGGAGCTCCGGCGAGTCGCCACGGAGCTCGCCATCGAAAACTTTCATCTTAAAGAATACCGCTACGAGAACCGGCGGCTCCGGCGCTTGCTCGGCTTCCTGCAGGAGACGCCCTTCCGCCTCCTCCCCTCGAGGGTGCAGACGAGAAGCGCGGGGCGTTCCGCCGAGACGTGGAAGATCGACAAGGGGAGCGCGGACGGCGTGCGGGAAGGGATGGCGGTGATCAACCATCGCGGGCTCGTGGGGCGGGTCGAGATCGTGCTCGGCCGGTCCGCCTCGGTCCGCACGCTCCGGAACCCGGACGTTCGCGTGAGCGCGGTGGTCGATCGGACGCGGGGCGTCGGAATCCTCGCCTGGCAGCCGCGGCGCGGCTTTCGTCTCCTGCACGTGCCGAACTCCGCGAGCGTGGAGCCGGGGGACCGGATCGTCACCTCGGGGCTCGGCGGCGTCTTCCCGCCCGGTCTTCCCCTCGGGACGGTGCGCGCGGCCGTCCCGGGTCGAAGCCACGTCTTCCAGGAAGTGTGGATCGCGCCGGAGGTCGACTTCTCGCTTCTCGAAGAAGTCTACGTGGTTCTCGAGGGTCCGCTCGCGGGACCGCCGGAAGCCGGGGCGGACGACTTTCTCGAGCAGGGATACTTCGAGGAGATCCCGCCCCCGGAGGAGCCGGCCGGAGGGGATTCCGCGGGGGCGGACTCCGCGGCGGCGGACACGGTCCCGCTGCCGGTGGAGGAGCCGCGGCTGTGA
- a CDS encoding rod shape-determining protein: protein MFLDTFLGYFTNDISIDLGTANTLIYVKGRGIVLNEPSVAALDKATGRVIAVGKEAKGMLGRTPGEIVAIRPLKEGVIADFETAESLLREFIQKVQKRRLFIRPRIMIAVPSGITEVEKRAVRDSAAAAGAREVYLVTEPVAAAIGVGLPINKPAGNMVIDIGGGTTEIAVIALYGIVTSTSIRVGGDKLDEAIIHFVKRTFNLLIGDQTAEQIKIRIGTAYDLGAEEEMEIKGRDLVSGVPKTTVIRSSQVRDAMQEPIAAIVDAVRRSLENTPPELAADIVDRGIVVTGGGALLRGLDKLLREETNLPINLVEDPLTAVVLGTGKILDEPENYEKVLMK from the coding sequence ATGTTCCTCGACACGTTCCTCGGCTACTTCACGAACGACATTTCGATCGATCTCGGGACCGCCAACACGCTCATCTACGTCAAGGGGCGCGGGATCGTTCTGAACGAGCCCTCCGTCGCCGCCCTCGACAAGGCGACCGGCCGCGTGATCGCGGTCGGGAAAGAGGCGAAGGGGATGCTCGGCCGCACGCCGGGAGAGATCGTCGCGATCCGCCCCCTCAAGGAAGGGGTGATCGCCGATTTCGAGACGGCGGAGTCGCTCCTGCGCGAGTTCATTCAGAAGGTACAGAAGAGGCGGCTCTTCATCCGGCCTCGCATCATGATCGCGGTCCCCTCCGGGATCACCGAGGTCGAGAAGCGGGCCGTGCGCGACTCCGCCGCCGCCGCGGGGGCGCGCGAGGTGTATCTCGTCACCGAACCGGTCGCCGCGGCGATCGGGGTCGGCCTCCCGATCAACAAGCCGGCCGGGAACATGGTGATCGACATTGGCGGGGGGACGACGGAGATCGCCGTGATCGCGCTCTACGGGATCGTCACCTCGACCTCGATCCGCGTCGGCGGAGACAAGTTGGACGAGGCGATCATCCACTTCGTCAAGCGGACCTTCAACCTCCTCATCGGGGACCAGACGGCGGAGCAGATCAAGATCCGCATCGGCACGGCGTACGATCTCGGCGCCGAGGAGGAGATGGAGATCAAGGGTCGCGATCTCGTCTCCGGGGTTCCCAAGACCACGGTCATCCGCTCGAGCCAGGTGCGCGACGCGATGCAGGAGCCGATCGCGGCGATCGTGGACGCGGTCCGCCGTTCTCTGGAGAACACCCCTCCCGAGCTCGCGGCGGACATCGTGGATCGAGGGATCGTGGTGACGGGCGGGGGCGCCCTCCTTCGCGGGCTGGACAAGCTTCTCCGCGAGGAGACGAACCTCCCGATCAATCTCGTCGAGGACCCGCTCACGGCGGTCGTTCTCGGCACGGGGAAGATCCTCGACGAACCGGAGAACTACGAGAAGGTTCTGATGAAGTAG